The following nucleotide sequence is from Salvia miltiorrhiza cultivar Shanhuang (shh) chromosome 7, IMPLAD_Smil_shh, whole genome shotgun sequence.
ccgtttgaattgtttttttttaaaatcaactGTTGGAAGCCATTTGGTCTCATTTTGGTCTGATTGAGCCcttgaaaattattgtaatttttatttttttattatatttaaattatgtctttaaattattgtaatgtagaattttaattttaataaaatttgaattttaaaaaataaaagtgtagaaatgtgaattttgtAGAAATGAGGATCTAAACACCCATCTACATtggacacaatgcattggagaggtgtgtgtcttaggtggggaccaccttCTAAGACACTCCCTAAgcaccaatgcattggagatgctctaatcAATTGTTCTACtcttattattgtaatttttatattcCAATATGACTTAATTAATGGATACTTTCGAAAACTATTAGATATAATTGCGTAATATCAAATCAAAACTATGAAGAATTAATGCAAATATGCCCAATATCAAactaatatatgtatatatgttgaGCAACCAAATTATTCAACATATAGAACTAGATCTCCATAAGTCTGACCTcaaaaattcatcaaaatttatctatataataaattaagaatatacATTAATTAACCAATGACTATAATTAAGCAATAAACTAACTTTCACAatataaaactagaaattaAATTGGCACCCATATAAGTTGGAATCGAATAAATTGGCGTCCATCATCAAAACATGTCTCCACATTCACTTGCCCTATCACTCTCTTGCAAACCATCTCCAGCAAGAATTCATAAACCGGATCACTCGCTGAAATATATTCTCGAATCATCACCTTAGGCCGACAAATCCGAAACAACATATGCACAACTCCAGCAATGTATACTCCACCACCCTCCACTCTCAAATTCTCCACTAAAACACCTCTACTTAAACCTTCAAATTTAGCATATGATCTGCAATCACACTTAACCTTTACACACAGAGAAATCTTGGAGCCCCTCAAACTTTCCAAAAACCCATCCAACCAACCGAACCATCGAGAACTCGCCTCAATGCAGGTAAGTCGTATGTCAGACTCCCATTCGGAACGAGCTTTTTTCAAGGCGAGACGAGACCACCCGAGCCCCTCAAACTCGAGTTTTCGCATATTTGGAACGTCAAGCTCCGTGACGTAGCTGCTCCTCTCCTCCACCAACCCTATGCTGATGCGCTCCACCGATTTGCTGCAGATTCGTATGTCTTTGAAGCCGTAGCAATCCCAGATCACCAATTCTTTCAAAGAGGGGAATTTGGAGAAGACGGAGGCATGGGAAAAGAGGTTGCCGTCGACTAGCAAGTGCCCTAAATACATATACTCGAGCTTCTGAAACTCGTAATCGAGCTTATCGAACTCGAGTCTGAGCGAGCGAAACCCAAACTCGAGCTGGATTTCGAGGCGATTCAGCCGATCGTCGAAGAAAGGATGCGATCTTCTTCCCTCGGCGTCGCACAAGCTGTAGTGTCCGTCAAATTTGAGCCTCTCGAGTGAGGGGAATCTCCAGATCAAATCCCTAACTAAATCGCACTTGGCAGTCACTGATAAAGTGAGGGATTTGAGTTTGGAGCAGTTGAGAAGAGCGAGGTCGATTTCGAAGGTGCCGGCGAGGGACAACGCGGCTAGGGCTTCGGATCGGAGCAGCTCCTCCGGCAGAACGAAGGAGGGATTCCATGAAGTGAAATCGAGATCGACAGCCCCCAATTTCACGGCTTTCGCCACCAATTCCTTAGCGAGAGACGCGTCGCGGTGGCTCTCCACCATCAGCAGCCTGAAACTGTGGATCTTTAGGTTGAGATCTTCGTATCTCTGCAGAGCTGTCTTCGGGAATTCCAGAAACTGATCTGCACTCCGAAATCGAAAGTGGCGTTGATCGAAATCGAGGTTGGGGCGCGTGGACCACGCGCTGTACCACGACTTGGAGAGGATGGTGGTTCGAGCAGCTTCTTTTCCATTTAGAAAAGATTGGATGCGCTCAATGGTGTCTCCAAGAAGAAGTGGATTCTCCATGAAAAAACCTATAATCGGAATTTTCAAGTGTTTTAAATtggatatgtatatatatagaggaaaaTAAAGGCCCTTAATTTCATGAAAAAACCTATAATCGGAATTTTTCAAGTGTTTTaaattggatatatatatagaagggaAAATAAAGGCCCTTAATTTCCTCAAAGAAAGAACTAGAAAAAACCTATAATCGGAATTTTTCAAGTGTTTTAaattggttatatatatatatagaggaaaaTAAAGGCCCTTAATTTCCTCAAAGAAAGAACTAGAAATTAAGTCCCtctaaactctctctctctcctattcTCACTCCTCAATCTGAACGTAGATATTGCTATAGAGAGTTCCAACTTCCACGGGACATCTCGTATATTGGCAATTTTAAGGGTTTAGGATTGTCGAATATTGGATGATTAATTGACACGTGGCAATTCTGAGGATTTAAAATACCCAATATTAGAGTGTCCATGAATAGAATAGAGGATCTGGATTGTCCACT
It contains:
- the LOC130993046 gene encoding uncharacterized protein LOC130993046, producing the protein MENPLLLGDTIERIQSFLNGKEAARTTILSKSWYSAWSTRPNLDFDQRHFRFRSADQFLEFPKTALQRYEDLNLKIHSFRLLMVESHRDASLAKELVAKAVKLGAVDLDFTSWNPSFVLPEELLRSEALAALSLAGTFEIDLALLNCSKLKSLTLSVTAKCDLVRDLIWRFPSLERLKFDGHYSLCDAEGRRSHPFFDDRLNRLEIQLEFGFRSLRLEFDKLDYEFQKLEYMYLGHLLVDGNLFSHASVFSKFPSLKELVIWDCYGFKDIRICSKSVERISIGLVEERSSYVTELDVPNMRKLEFEGLGWSRLALKKARSEWESDIRLTCIEASSRWFGWLDGFLESLRGSKISLCVKVKCDCRSYAKFEGLSRGVLVENLRVEGGGVYIAGVVHMLFRICRPKVMIREYISASDPVYEFLLEMVCKRVIGQVNVETCFDDGRQFIRFQLIWVPI